The Vreelandella piezotolerans genomic interval TCATACGCGCCATGCTTGATGAGCATGCAGAGTGTGATCACGCGGTGAGCGTGGCCATGGCACGTCGCCACTTAGCCTATCGACGCTACGATGCCATTATTTTGGATATTGGTCTGCCTGACGGCGAAGGTTGGGATTTACTAGAGCAGATTCGTGAAGAGCAGCCCCACGCGCGAATCATTATCCTATCTGGGCAGTCCATCAGTGAAGCAGATCAACATCGTGTCGAGACGGTGTTCTTGAAATCGCGCATTAGTCCGACAGAGTTGCTCGAGGCAATTCAACAACGAACCCAACTGGTCCAGATGGTGGATAACGAATGAGCAGCTTAGAGCGTATTTTGTATGTAGAAGATGATCCCGATATCCAAACGGTAGCGACACTTGCTCTCGAAGTCGTCGGTGGTTTTAACGTCAAAGTCTGTGCTTCAGGGGAGCAGGCATTGGAAGAAGCCGAAGCGTTCGCCCCAGACATGATTCTACTCGATGTCATGATGCCTGGTATGGATGGGCCATCGACGCTAGCGGCGTTGCGTCAACGCTCGAGTCTCGAGAAAGTGCCTATCGCGTTCATGACCGCCAAAGTACAACCCCACGAGGTGGATCAACTCATCGCACTCGGTGCCGAAAGCGTGATTGCCAAACCGTTCGATCCCATGACCCTGGCTAATCAAGTTCGCACTCTTTGGGAGCAGGCGTGTGGCAAATCATGATCAACAGTCGCTAGAGCACAAACTGGCACTGCTCAAACAAACCTATCAGCATAATCTGCAAGCCGAATTGGCATCGTTGTGCAGTGTGCTCACGCGTTTGCAGCAAACGTTACGTGCTCAGCTAATGGTCACCACCGAAGCCCCGTCCAGTGGCGACCCACAAGCCCCTC includes:
- a CDS encoding response regulator encodes the protein MSSLERILYVEDDPDIQTVATLALEVVGGFNVKVCASGEQALEEAEAFAPDMILLDVMMPGMDGPSTLAALRQRSSLEKVPIAFMTAKVQPHEVDQLIALGAESVIAKPFDPMTLANQVRTLWEQACGKS